From the Paenibacillus sp. MMS20-IR301 genome, the window TTATGGGCGAGCTCGAACTGAAGCCCTCGAAGCAGAATTGTGCGGCAACTCCGTCTCAGGAAGACCAGTGGCAGATTACAGCGGACGGAATTACCAGGACGCTTAGCTGGTCGGATGAATACTGTGAAATGACGGATGATGCCAAGCAGCTCCTGGAGCTGCGGAATTATATCCGGGATATTGTTGCGGCCAAGGCAGAATATCAGGCGCTGCCCGAAGCGGAAGGCGGATACGACTAACTGAATAGAATAGCCTTGCTGTCCGCCTGCAAGCGTACACCTCCGGTCCGATCCTTTTGGGTCGGATTTTTGTTTTAATAGTGCATAGGAAAGGAAGCTTGTGGCCGGTTTACATTCAGTTTAAATAACCCGGTTACCATGCATCTATATTCAGTTGTCTAGGAGGAATCAATGATGAGACAGACAGGGCAAAAGGAAGGCGCCGGAGCTAAGGGCAGTTACGCCATTGAAGCGCAAGGGCTGGTCAAAACGTATGGCAGTAACCGTGCAGTGGATGGTGTAGATCTTAAGGTGGGTACAGGAATGATCTATGGGGTGCTCGGACCGAACGGAGCGGGAAAAACAACCGTTATCCGCATGCTGGCCACCTTACTGCGGCCTGACGCAGGTTCGGCGCGTATCTTCGGACATGATGTGGCAAAAGAACCGCAGATCGTGCGTCAGTTAATCGGGGTAACGGGACAATATGCATCGGTGGATGAGTCACTTAGCGCAACAGAGAATCTGGTTATCTTCTCCAGATTGCATGGCCTGGGACGCGCGGAAGCACGCAACAAGGCCGCCGAGCTGCTGGAGGAATTCGGACTTAGTGAAGCAGCGAAACGTCCGCTTAAGAATTTCTCCGGCGGGATGCGCCGCCGCCTGGATCTGGCAGCCAGCCTGATCGGCCAGCCGCCGCTGATTTTCCTGGATGAGCCGACAACAGGGCTTGACCCGCGTACGCGTAATCAGATGTGGGACACGATCCGCCGGCTGGTGAAGACAGGCTCAACTGTACTACTGACAACTCAATATCTTGAGGAGGCGGATCAGCTGGCCGACCGGATTGCGGTTATTGATACCGGTAAGGTGGTTGCTGAGGGGACCGTAGATGAACTTAAGGCATCGGTCGGCAATTCCTCGCTGCATCTGAAGGTGCAGAATCCGGCCGAGATGGGCAAGGCCCGGCAACTCGTAGAGCAGGTGTTGCAGGTACGCTCTAATATATCGGCAGAGGCGGCGAAGATTACCGCCCCGATGGGCAATGTCGACCGGGTTACCGATCTCCTGATTGCCCTCCGCGAAGCAGGGATTCCGCTGCTGGAGATGAGCGTGCAGAAACCGACGCTGGATGAGGTATTCCTCACGCTTACCGGGCATGGCGTAAAGGATGAGGCAGGTTTAGCTTCAGACAGAGCAAAGAATAAGGAGAGTGTACTTGCATGAGTACTGTAATTAAACCAGGCATAGAACGTAAATTGAAGAACCGCACAACCTTCGGCCAGGCGGTCCGCAATTCATTAACGATGGCTTACAGAGGCCTGCTCAAAATCCGGCGTACACCGGAGCAATTATTCGATGTCACGTTCCAGCCGATTATTTTCACCTTAATGTTCACGTATATCTTCGGCGGAGCGATTGCCGGTGACGTAGCCAGCTATCTGCCGGTCATCATCCCGGGAATTCTGGTGCAGACTGTTATTACAACCTCTGTCGTTACCGGTGTCCAGCTGCGGGAGGATATGGAAAAGGGCGTGTTTGACCGGTTCAAATCACTGCCGATTGCCCGGATTGCGCCGCTGGCCGGTGCGCTGCTCGCCGACACTATCCGCTATACCATTGCAACGGTACTGACCTTCGTGATGGGTTACATCATGGGCCTGCGGCCTGAAGGCGGCCTCGGGAATGTTGCCCTGGCAGCCATTCTGGTCATCGGCTGCTCCTGGGCAATCAGTTGGATCTTCGCTTTCTTCGGCGTCATTGCCCGCACGGCTTCCAGCGTACAGGGGATTTCGATGATTGTACTGTTCCCGCTAACCTTTCTCTCGAATGCGTTCGTGCCGGTGGATACGATGCCGAACTGGCTGCAGTGGTTCGTCAATATCAACCCGATTTCACATCTGGTTACGGCGGTACGGGAGCTGATCAA encodes:
- a CDS encoding ATP-binding cassette domain-containing protein produces the protein MRQTGQKEGAGAKGSYAIEAQGLVKTYGSNRAVDGVDLKVGTGMIYGVLGPNGAGKTTVIRMLATLLRPDAGSARIFGHDVAKEPQIVRQLIGVTGQYASVDESLSATENLVIFSRLHGLGRAEARNKAAELLEEFGLSEAAKRPLKNFSGGMRRRLDLAASLIGQPPLIFLDEPTTGLDPRTRNQMWDTIRRLVKTGSTVLLTTQYLEEADQLADRIAVIDTGKVVAEGTVDELKASVGNSSLHLKVQNPAEMGKARQLVEQVLQVRSNISAEAAKITAPMGNVDRVTDLLIALREAGIPLLEMSVQKPTLDEVFLTLTGHGVKDEAGLASDRAKNKESVLA
- a CDS encoding ABC transporter permease encodes the protein MSTVIKPGIERKLKNRTTFGQAVRNSLTMAYRGLLKIRRTPEQLFDVTFQPIIFTLMFTYIFGGAIAGDVASYLPVIIPGILVQTVITTSVVTGVQLREDMEKGVFDRFKSLPIARIAPLAGALLADTIRYTIATVLTFVMGYIMGLRPEGGLGNVALAAILVIGCSWAISWIFAFFGVIARTASSVQGISMIVLFPLTFLSNAFVPVDTMPNWLQWFVNINPISHLVTAVRELINNGTAGSDLVYSLIGAAVIVAIFAPITVRAYMRRT